One Shewanella sp. MR-4 DNA window includes the following coding sequences:
- a CDS encoding tripartite tricarboxylate transporter TctB family protein produces the protein MLNRDLLGSLLFVAVFTGYGVLAWQIPLLPFEEFEVVTSSTMPKIYAAMGLMFSLFSLVAVLLKGNTVQQRGALLTKAALQQTAALIVLMVLYAAGLEPLGFVVATLLFLVAGFWLMGERRFKILLLASVPVVLVFWVLMTQVLGIYLASGSLWS, from the coding sequence ATGTTGAATCGTGATCTGCTTGGTTCCTTGCTATTTGTCGCCGTGTTTACCGGATATGGCGTGCTGGCATGGCAAATTCCCTTATTGCCGTTTGAAGAATTTGAAGTCGTGACGTCTTCCACTATGCCGAAGATTTATGCTGCCATGGGGCTGATGTTTAGTCTGTTTTCTCTGGTTGCTGTCTTGCTGAAAGGAAACACGGTTCAACAGCGGGGGGCGCTGCTGACAAAAGCCGCCTTACAACAAACCGCGGCGCTGATTGTGCTGATGGTCTTGTATGCCGCCGGACTCGAACCGTTGGGGTTTGTTGTCGCTACTTTATTGTTTTTGGTCGCTGGATTTTGGTTGATGGGAGAGCGCCGCTTTAAGATCTTGTTGCTCGCCTCTGTGCCCGTGGTGTTGGTGTTCTGGGTGTTGATGACGCAAGTCTTAGGTATTTACTTGGCCTCAGGTTCTCTTTGGAGTTAA
- a CDS encoding response regulator, with product MHTVIIVEDEVEVAHLVAQYLFSTNRYKVIGMASDISTARSLLGAITPDLLLLDVYLPDGNGLNLLAELRSQGIRSEVVLLTAAKEVQILEKAMQLGVFDFLVKPVLLSRLDQALSRFESRQLKLSATEELTQSVVDAFMEVPTGTTKAAARLPKGVDQLTLQKIREVFDAKPQDKLTAQMVGEKLGVSRSTARRYLEFLLECNELAADQSYGSIGRPERCYYKLR from the coding sequence ATGCATACAGTGATCATCGTTGAGGATGAAGTCGAAGTCGCCCATTTGGTTGCGCAATATTTGTTCTCGACCAATCGTTATAAAGTGATTGGCATGGCCAGCGATATCAGTACCGCGCGGTCTTTATTGGGCGCCATCACGCCGGACCTCTTACTGCTAGACGTGTATTTACCCGACGGTAATGGTTTGAATTTACTGGCAGAATTACGCAGCCAAGGGATCCGCAGCGAAGTGGTATTGCTCACTGCGGCCAAGGAAGTGCAGATTTTAGAAAAAGCCATGCAGCTGGGCGTGTTCGATTTTCTGGTGAAACCTGTACTGTTGAGCCGGTTAGACCAAGCTTTGAGTCGATTTGAGAGTCGCCAGCTCAAACTTTCTGCCACAGAAGAGCTGACTCAATCCGTGGTCGATGCCTTTATGGAAGTGCCGACAGGGACGACCAAGGCTGCCGCTCGTTTGCCAAAGGGGGTCGATCAATTGACCCTACAGAAAATCCGTGAAGTGTTTGATGCTAAGCCGCAGGATAAACTCACGGCGCAAATGGTGGGTGAAAAGCTAGGCGTTAGCCGTTCTACTGCGCGGCGTTATTTAGAGTTTTTGTTGGAATGCAATGAGCTGGCGGCGGACCAAAGTTATGGCTCCATCGGCCGCCCGGAACGTTGCTACTACAAGTTGCGCTAG
- a CDS encoding tripartite tricarboxylate transporter permease, which translates to MFDAMFIGLSTAFELQNLMYVVLGCLVGTVIGMLPGLGPITAIALMIPVTYSIGPSSGMILMAGVYYGAIFGGSTSSILINAPGVAGTVATSFDGYPMAQKGMAGKALAIAAYASFTGGTIGAIMLMVAAPLLAQVSLSFQSGDYVVLMFLGLTAIAAFSNRGDFLKAMMMTHLGLLLSSVGIDPFSGMERFTFGQPDLLDGISFLLIAMATFALSEALMNVIKPPKSTENINFSAQPIGSTRLTKEEVKEIAPVIGRSSIFGFLIGVLPGAGATIASFMAYGTERNLSRGAKRDEFGKGSIRGVAAPESANNAACTGSFVPLLTLGIPGSGTTAIMLGALIAYGIQPGPMLMQERPDVFWSVIISMYFGNIILLVLNLPLIPYFAKVLALPKSILTVMILFFSLIGVYLVSFNTFDLFLMIGFAIVAVVLRLLAFPMAPLLLGFILGDMIERNFRRAMIASDGSLSFLWERPLTLTILIVAIAMLAVPLIGFIRSHRSDKLAKAS; encoded by the coding sequence ATGTTCGATGCAATGTTTATTGGTCTATCGACCGCGTTTGAATTGCAAAACCTCATGTATGTAGTCTTAGGCTGCTTGGTCGGCACAGTGATCGGTATGCTGCCGGGATTAGGGCCGATCACAGCGATCGCCTTGATGATCCCTGTGACTTACAGTATTGGCCCCAGTTCAGGGATGATCTTAATGGCGGGCGTGTACTACGGCGCTATTTTTGGTGGGTCGACATCATCAATTCTGATCAACGCCCCTGGCGTAGCAGGAACGGTTGCGACGTCATTTGATGGTTATCCAATGGCGCAAAAAGGCATGGCGGGCAAAGCATTAGCGATTGCGGCCTATGCTTCGTTTACCGGCGGCACTATCGGCGCCATTATGTTGATGGTCGCGGCGCCATTATTAGCGCAAGTATCACTGAGCTTTCAATCGGGCGATTATGTGGTCTTGATGTTCCTCGGTTTGACGGCCATTGCAGCGTTTTCGAATCGTGGCGATTTCCTCAAGGCCATGATGATGACTCACTTAGGTTTGTTACTCTCATCAGTGGGGATCGATCCTTTCTCGGGGATGGAACGCTTCACCTTCGGTCAGCCAGATTTACTCGATGGCATCAGTTTTCTGTTAATCGCTATGGCGACTTTTGCCCTGTCGGAAGCGTTAATGAATGTGATTAAGCCGCCGAAGTCGACCGAAAACATCAACTTTTCGGCGCAGCCGATTGGCAGCACTCGCTTAACCAAAGAGGAAGTAAAAGAGATAGCGCCTGTGATTGGTCGCTCGTCGATTTTCGGTTTTTTGATTGGGGTATTACCGGGCGCAGGCGCAACGATTGCCAGCTTTATGGCCTACGGCACTGAGCGTAATTTATCCCGCGGCGCGAAACGCGATGAGTTTGGTAAGGGCTCGATTCGCGGTGTTGCGGCGCCTGAGTCGGCTAACAATGCGGCCTGTACTGGCTCATTTGTACCCTTATTGACCTTAGGTATTCCGGGGTCGGGTACCACGGCGATCATGCTTGGTGCATTGATCGCTTATGGTATTCAACCTGGCCCTATGTTGATGCAAGAGCGTCCAGACGTGTTTTGGTCTGTGATTATCTCTATGTATTTCGGCAATATTATTCTGCTGGTACTGAATTTACCGCTGATCCCTTATTTTGCCAAAGTGCTGGCTTTGCCTAAGTCGATTCTGACTGTAATGATTTTGTTCTTCAGTTTGATTGGGGTGTATTTAGTCTCATTTAATACCTTTGATCTGTTCTTGATGATAGGTTTTGCGATTGTCGCTGTGGTGCTACGTTTGCTGGCATTTCCGATGGCGCCGCTGCTACTGGGCTTCATCCTCGGTGATATGATTGAGCGTAACTTCCGCCGTGCTATGATCGCTTCCGATGGTTCTTTGAGCTTTCTGTGGGAACGCCCGCTAACACTGACTATCTTGATTGTGGCAATCGCTATGCTGGCTGTGCCATTGATCGGTTTTATTCGTAGTCATCGTAGTGATAAATTGGCGAAAGCCTCTTAA
- a CDS encoding tripartite tricarboxylate transporter substrate binding protein, with translation MLKMKSLVMSALLLGVSGMASADIHFIIPGGPGGGWDTTARGVGEALVKSKIDGNASFENLSGGGGGRAIASMIKSKNKQGDILLVNSTPIVLRALSGQIPFSYRDLTPVAGIVADYGAFVVRNDSPLKTWDDVLTAFKADPQRFNIAGGSARGSMDHLVAAQAIAAAGLDGGRLRYVPYDAGGQAKAGLLSGEVDLLSTGFSEALEIAGSGQGRILAMTAPEIVAEYPEVPTIKSLGYDMTFTNWRGFFAAPDTPKAKVDEYVAKFAALLKTPEWEQVRARNGWINLFEPQAEFIKSLEAQEQQLKATMLQLGFIK, from the coding sequence ATGTTGAAAATGAAATCTTTAGTCATGAGTGCGCTGTTACTCGGTGTCTCTGGCATGGCGAGTGCTGATATCCACTTTATCATTCCTGGCGGTCCAGGCGGTGGTTGGGATACCACGGCGCGCGGCGTCGGTGAAGCCTTAGTGAAGTCGAAAATCGATGGTAATGCCTCTTTTGAAAACCTCTCGGGCGGCGGTGGCGGCCGTGCGATTGCCTCTATGATCAAATCGAAAAACAAACAGGGCGACATCTTACTCGTCAACTCAACTCCGATTGTGCTCCGTGCACTTTCTGGGCAAATCCCGTTTAGTTACCGCGATTTAACGCCAGTTGCTGGCATAGTCGCCGATTACGGTGCCTTTGTGGTGCGTAACGATTCACCGTTGAAAACCTGGGATGATGTGTTGACTGCCTTTAAGGCGGATCCACAAAGATTCAATATCGCTGGCGGCTCGGCGCGCGGCAGTATGGACCACTTAGTTGCGGCGCAAGCGATTGCGGCGGCGGGCTTAGATGGCGGTCGTTTACGTTATGTTCCCTACGATGCAGGTGGTCAAGCTAAGGCAGGCTTACTCTCGGGCGAAGTCGATTTATTGTCGACGGGATTTAGTGAAGCGTTAGAAATTGCAGGCAGTGGTCAAGGACGGATCCTTGCGATGACGGCGCCTGAAATTGTTGCCGAATATCCAGAGGTTCCGACGATTAAGTCCCTCGGTTATGACATGACGTTTACTAACTGGCGTGGCTTCTTTGCTGCACCCGATACGCCTAAAGCCAAAGTTGATGAGTATGTGGCCAAGTTTGCGGCGCTGCTCAAGACACCCGAATGGGAACAAGTGCGTGCCCGTAATGGTTGGATCAATTTGTTTGAACCCCAAGCCGAGTTCATTAAGTCATTGGAAGCACAGGAGCAACAGCTTAAAGCCACTATGTTGCAACTGGGCTTTATTAAGTAA
- a CDS encoding bactofilin family protein — MASKGNSVTFISASTSIEGEIQLAGTALVAGKLQGKIGSAGQIKIELGGEISGEINCDELRVCGLFSGRACCNKLIITNSGVVEGEVASHQMEIYEGGQFIGQRIKGPELDTLPDILQALAPAEHRSDTQLYASESGSLRGDNRAIRPWLYVAAATVVIALGFSFGPEQLREWLPNVSDNPLSAEVSPVAQEQDVPLLTQQTTAPDTANADNSAAISEESEPPALSQDPAMEDLQQMEQGHAQMAQGDNGAAPTSENAGNKL; from the coding sequence ATGGCTAGCAAAGGTAATAGTGTCACTTTTATCAGTGCCTCAACCTCAATTGAGGGTGAGATTCAACTGGCGGGCACGGCATTAGTTGCGGGTAAATTGCAGGGCAAGATTGGCTCAGCGGGACAAATTAAGATTGAACTCGGTGGTGAAATTTCCGGTGAAATCAACTGTGATGAGCTGCGGGTCTGCGGTTTATTTAGTGGCAGAGCCTGTTGTAATAAGTTGATTATTACCAATTCTGGTGTGGTTGAAGGTGAAGTAGCCAGCCATCAGATGGAGATTTACGAAGGCGGCCAGTTTATTGGTCAGCGGATTAAAGGCCCTGAGCTAGATACCTTGCCAGACATACTGCAAGCACTCGCGCCAGCAGAACATCGCTCGGATACGCAGTTATATGCCAGTGAGAGCGGTTCATTAAGAGGCGATAATCGCGCCATTCGCCCTTGGTTGTATGTTGCTGCGGCAACGGTCGTCATCGCCTTAGGTTTTAGTTTTGGACCCGAGCAATTGCGTGAGTGGTTACCGAATGTGAGTGATAACCCGCTTAGTGCTGAAGTGTCTCCCGTGGCTCAGGAGCAGGATGTTCCATTACTCACGCAACAAACGACTGCGCCAGATACCGCGAATGCCGACAATAGCGCAGCCATATCCGAAGAGTCCGAACCGCCGGCTCTGTCGCAGGATCCGGCGATGGAAGATTTACAGCAAATGGAACAAGGCCATGCACAGATGGCGCAGGGGGATAATGGCGCCGCGCCCACCAGTGAGAATGCTGGCAATAAGCTCTGA
- a CDS encoding sensor histidine kinase has translation MRRPKRLETWLISGVTCLSLLLCALFGGISYQILSRSITEQSGAKALGLAHAVATRADVITALQTGHSSPKLLAAIEGIRLASKADFIVVGDTHKYRIVHPDSDKIGKKMEGGDSQAALEGESYISEAQGSLGRSIRGKVPVLDEQGEIIGLVSVGFLSQSVGALIDKRIPEIIMTVLGVLLMGVLVAFWMGRQVREMLFGLQPAEIGRLFVEQDAILNTVRMGVVALDADGRIRKLNQRAREILALSPTCQPNDLMLSDLLPQHADFLLTNQNKTIRGFELFANEQWLVMSRVPFQVRDQNDGLLLTMRPADEIERLSQQLAKVQEFAEMLRVQTHDYSNKLHTLGALLQLKAYDKAVEFIGQESQGWQAQIHLLLSQIHEPTIAGLLLGKYHKAKELNIEFQISPDSQLSDVQDAIMLERMVSIMGNLIDNAIEAVHRANNHKPRRVVVTLDETASNLIFDVEDSGDGISKTEYSTIFDPDYSSKQGAQHGVGMYIVNTYLCACHGSLEFADSDLGGARFSVYIPTKPLPEVGTV, from the coding sequence ATGAGACGCCCTAAACGCTTAGAAACCTGGTTAATCAGTGGGGTGACTTGCCTGAGTTTGTTGCTGTGCGCCTTATTTGGCGGCATCAGCTATCAAATTTTGAGCCGCAGTATTACTGAGCAATCGGGCGCTAAGGCATTAGGGCTGGCACATGCAGTCGCGACACGGGCCGATGTGATTACCGCTTTGCAGACTGGGCATTCGAGCCCCAAATTGCTGGCCGCGATAGAAGGAATACGTCTAGCATCTAAGGCCGATTTTATCGTGGTGGGCGATACTCATAAATACCGTATCGTGCACCCAGATTCAGATAAAATTGGCAAGAAGATGGAGGGCGGTGACAGCCAAGCGGCATTAGAAGGGGAGTCTTATATCTCCGAGGCGCAGGGCAGTTTAGGTCGTTCTATTCGCGGTAAAGTGCCAGTGCTTGACGAGCAAGGCGAAATTATCGGCTTGGTTTCCGTGGGCTTTTTGAGTCAGTCCGTGGGCGCGTTAATCGATAAACGTATTCCTGAAATCATCATGACAGTCCTAGGAGTGTTATTGATGGGCGTGCTGGTGGCTTTTTGGATGGGGCGGCAAGTGCGGGAAATGTTGTTCGGCTTGCAACCTGCTGAAATTGGCCGTTTATTCGTCGAGCAAGACGCGATTCTTAACACAGTGCGAATGGGTGTGGTGGCATTGGATGCCGATGGTCGTATCCGCAAGTTGAATCAAAGGGCGCGGGAGATCTTAGCCTTATCTCCGACCTGCCAACCTAATGATCTAATGTTGAGTGATTTATTGCCGCAGCACGCCGATTTTCTACTGACGAATCAAAACAAAACCATCAGGGGATTCGAGTTATTTGCCAATGAGCAATGGCTGGTGATGTCGCGGGTGCCGTTTCAGGTGCGGGATCAAAATGATGGCTTGCTGCTGACGATGCGCCCCGCCGATGAAATTGAGCGCTTGAGCCAACAACTGGCCAAAGTGCAAGAGTTTGCCGAAATGCTCAGAGTGCAAACCCATGATTACTCGAATAAACTCCATACTCTAGGCGCCTTGTTGCAACTTAAAGCCTACGACAAAGCGGTCGAATTTATCGGCCAAGAAAGCCAAGGTTGGCAGGCTCAAATCCATTTATTACTGTCGCAAATCCATGAGCCGACGATAGCCGGATTACTCTTGGGTAAGTATCACAAGGCGAAAGAGCTCAATATTGAGTTTCAAATCAGCCCAGACAGTCAACTCAGCGATGTTCAAGACGCCATTATGCTTGAGCGGATGGTGTCGATTATGGGCAACCTTATCGATAATGCCATTGAGGCTGTGCACAGGGCGAACAATCATAAGCCCCGCCGCGTGGTCGTAACTTTAGATGAAACCGCCTCTAACCTGATTTTTGATGTGGAAGACAGTGGCGATGGGATTTCTAAAACCGAGTACAGTACGATATTCGATCCAGATTACAGCTCTAAGCAGGGGGCGCAGCACGGTGTGGGCATGTATATCGTTAATACTTACCTGTGTGCCTGCCATGGCAGCTTAGAGTTTGCCGACTCAGATTTAGGTGGAGCGCGTTTTTCTGTGTATATTCCCACTAAACCTTTACCTGAAGTAGGTACCGTTTAA
- a CDS encoding OprO/OprP family phosphate-selective porin, with product MPKLTLLAAATAVAFTGFAHAQDLTPQELQAQLTQLTQEVNLLKQQQAVNAAATPSEPSAPAFEIGGRIQLDYNLFNGAYNAEHNGSRAQEIFPRRVRTFVEGELSDWDYKLLLEFAENTAEIVMARMRYSGFENGPKLQLGKLREDISLDALTSSNHIALIERSSLADTMSPYFRWGVSAYQYFPTTGLRYALGVYKNDAFGSDGKDDTDDLNFALSSRVTWSQATEPGQVLHAGLWYSARQMDGDNLSASFARGELRETNTRLINYVAGGETAAIDRLNQVGLELAFQHKALLLQGEYAQRNLTTQDPLSVLDGERYEAYYLQASYFLTGEQRSYSKGSAVFSQPKGVTDAWELAARFSSVDASSDFQGTQAQTYTLGVSYYFNPKIKVMANYIHSSVDGAGTIALVGNEDVGDAFAARLQYVF from the coding sequence ATGCCTAAATTGACCTTACTTGCCGCGGCAACCGCTGTGGCTTTTACTGGTTTTGCGCATGCGCAAGACTTAACGCCACAAGAGCTTCAAGCACAACTCACCCAATTGACTCAAGAAGTAAACCTGCTAAAACAACAGCAGGCAGTGAATGCCGCCGCGACTCCATCTGAGCCTAGTGCGCCAGCCTTTGAGATAGGTGGTCGTATTCAACTCGATTACAACCTCTTCAATGGTGCCTATAACGCCGAACATAACGGCAGTCGCGCGCAGGAAATTTTCCCCCGCCGAGTACGTACCTTTGTGGAAGGTGAATTATCGGATTGGGATTACAAGCTACTGCTTGAATTTGCTGAAAATACTGCTGAAATCGTCATGGCTAGGATGCGTTACTCGGGTTTTGAGAATGGCCCTAAACTGCAATTGGGTAAGTTGCGTGAGGATATTAGCCTCGATGCGCTCACCAGCAGTAATCACATTGCGCTGATCGAACGTTCTAGCCTTGCCGATACTATGTCACCCTATTTCCGCTGGGGTGTTTCTGCCTACCAATATTTCCCCACCACGGGTTTACGTTACGCCTTGGGTGTTTATAAAAACGATGCCTTTGGTAGCGATGGCAAAGATGACACCGATGACTTGAATTTTGCCCTGAGCTCGCGAGTGACCTGGTCACAGGCCACTGAACCGGGCCAAGTGCTGCATGCGGGCTTGTGGTACTCGGCGCGCCAAATGGACGGCGATAACTTGTCTGCCAGCTTTGCTCGCGGCGAACTGCGAGAGACCAATACTCGCCTGATTAACTATGTTGCGGGTGGTGAAACGGCGGCGATAGATCGGCTAAATCAAGTGGGTTTAGAGCTGGCATTCCAACATAAGGCTTTGTTATTGCAAGGCGAATACGCCCAGCGGAATTTAACGACCCAAGATCCTCTGTCTGTGCTTGATGGTGAGCGTTATGAGGCGTATTACCTGCAGGCGAGTTACTTCTTAACGGGCGAACAGCGCAGCTATTCCAAGGGGAGCGCGGTGTTTTCTCAACCTAAGGGCGTAACCGATGCATGGGAATTGGCGGCACGTTTCTCTAGCGTGGATGCAAGCTCCGACTTTCAAGGCACTCAAGCCCAAACCTATACCTTAGGTGTGTCTTACTACTTCAATCCAAAAATCAAAGTGATGGCTAACTACATTCATTCTTCCGTCGATGGGGCAGGCACGATTGCCTTAGTCGGCAATGAAGATGTGGGCGATGCCTTTGCTGCCCGTTTGCAATATGTGTTTTAG
- a CDS encoding M16 family metallopeptidase, producing MRPYLSGYFGLVIALLSPALKAQCQITGTERLYQLESQIETYTLANGLTVHLLPQADKHTLTIASQFNVGARNEAKGQTGYAHLFEHMLFKGSEQAPGDSYAQQLSALGARFNASTHFDYTNYYVTLPSQALGLGLFLEADRFIRPDLNQTTVKNQQETVLQEMAQTIDNQPYVRSAMEFLLEQVKDTPYGHGIIGSREDITEASPERLTAFHRDHYRPDAMQLSLVGKLPSDVKSLIAQYFNAWPTPSQPIAEFDELKIPPKPVHAELIDERGPWPGLLLAWHTVGKNHPDAAAIRLLEGDLFQNTRSAIAQISQHDPAQMLSYSLPFELENHGITNLVLVPRAKTSLDDLTEKVLGVVAKVQQTPLSDAELCQLKQTWLNNQLALLDNTQSLATLLSATAKQDQIHPLTAQWQRINSVSAEDIQRVATRYFTTDMVRVDLLPPWYIRVGKTLLEWLPSGVSDSLEDAVL from the coding sequence ATGAGACCATACCTTAGCGGTTATTTTGGCCTAGTTATCGCGTTGCTTAGTCCTGCGCTTAAGGCGCAGTGCCAGATAACGGGCACCGAGCGACTGTATCAACTCGAGTCGCAAATTGAGACTTACACTTTGGCCAATGGCCTCACTGTGCACCTCTTGCCACAAGCGGATAAGCATACCCTGACCATTGCCAGCCAATTTAATGTCGGCGCGCGCAACGAGGCCAAGGGCCAAACTGGCTATGCGCACTTATTCGAGCACATGCTCTTCAAGGGCAGTGAGCAGGCTCCCGGCGACAGCTATGCCCAGCAGTTAAGTGCCCTTGGGGCGCGTTTTAACGCCAGCACCCATTTCGATTACACCAATTATTACGTCACTCTACCCAGCCAAGCCCTCGGCTTAGGGCTGTTCCTCGAGGCCGATCGTTTTATTCGCCCCGATTTGAACCAGACTACGGTGAAAAATCAGCAGGAAACCGTGCTCCAAGAAATGGCGCAAACCATAGATAACCAGCCCTACGTGCGCAGTGCGATGGAATTTTTACTAGAGCAGGTTAAGGATACGCCCTACGGCCACGGTATTATTGGCAGTCGTGAGGATATTACCGAGGCAAGTCCCGAGCGTTTAACCGCCTTTCATCGCGACCATTATCGTCCCGATGCGATGCAGTTATCCTTAGTCGGCAAGCTTCCCTCCGACGTTAAGTCGCTTATAGCACAATACTTTAATGCTTGGCCCACACCTAGTCAGCCCATAGCCGAATTTGATGAGCTGAAAATCCCCCCCAAACCCGTGCATGCAGAGCTTATCGATGAGCGCGGTCCTTGGCCCGGCTTACTGCTCGCCTGGCATACTGTGGGTAAAAATCATCCCGACGCCGCCGCGATTCGCCTGCTCGAAGGCGATTTATTTCAAAATACCCGCAGCGCCATAGCGCAAATCAGCCAGCACGATCCGGCACAAATGTTAAGTTATTCACTGCCCTTTGAGCTGGAAAATCATGGCATAACCAATCTGGTCTTAGTGCCTCGGGCCAAAACCTCCCTCGATGACTTAACGGAAAAGGTTTTAGGCGTGGTTGCTAAAGTGCAGCAGACACCATTGAGCGACGCAGAACTATGTCAACTCAAACAGACCTGGCTGAACAATCAGCTAGCGCTGCTCGATAACACTCAATCGCTCGCCACCCTGTTATCCGCCACGGCGAAACAAGACCAAATACATCCTTTAACGGCCCAGTGGCAACGGATTAACTCCGTTAGTGCAGAGGATATTCAACGGGTGGCCACGCGATACTTTACCACCGATATGGTCAGGGTTGACCTGTTACCGCCTTGGTATATCCGCGTAGGAAAGACATTGCTGGAGTGGCTGCCATCGGGTGTGAGCGATAGCCTTGAGGACGCGGTACTATGA
- a CDS encoding M16 family metallopeptidase has translation MIKTIPFTRLAIVQNILKGLKAMSLGLIGISLMACQQTQLNFTATQAPSLASFDTPTQLPEVGLIRLPTESAFIDVVPDGLTLPYQLHTVHSSQGLSNRVSLVAISPSMPFENPDILQFALQEKARSLALNQTDACLETFETRVTLHSINLSLACPMPVNHLYRLLIQFWQADAFSEHGVAAVDIDNIRRQLKLNKHLNAFSGVEIDKVWRDKLLGAAHPYNQSINNQALYDSLILSELSQLQQRTFAQAKWHLFLEGTEAAVAEFDLKQSLALWPRDTNSSLPTASTKPKSVNQATSSIKQSHTIYLIDAPGSVQTQVRIGYALDDKHLSAQDIPLACRSLAAILGRSFSGRLYYDLREQRGLTYGIYGQCANAPLATSIKFYGSTAIEHTGAFVVGILDHLKLLASAPASEGEIAALKTYLIGEALLTQDNPSQRETLFIHQLATGLTQAEVQKLNTELQAQTPERLQQLANKAFSGEPLIILRGDIEQIVPDLKAKLPEWQLERVKVD, from the coding sequence ATGATAAAAACGATTCCATTCACTAGATTGGCAATAGTGCAAAATATCCTTAAAGGCCTAAAAGCCATGAGCCTTGGCCTTATCGGTATCTCGCTAATGGCCTGCCAACAGACCCAGCTTAACTTTACCGCCACCCAAGCGCCCAGCTTGGCAAGCTTCGATACCCCAACTCAGCTACCGGAGGTGGGGCTGATCCGCCTGCCCACGGAATCGGCTTTTATCGATGTGGTGCCCGATGGCTTAACACTCCCCTACCAGCTCCACACAGTACACAGCAGCCAAGGGCTGAGTAATAGGGTGAGCCTCGTCGCCATCAGTCCCAGCATGCCCTTCGAAAATCCGGATATTTTACAGTTTGCCTTGCAGGAAAAAGCCCGCAGTCTGGCGCTCAACCAAACCGATGCCTGCCTTGAAACCTTTGAGACTCGCGTTACCCTGCACAGTATCAATCTGAGCCTAGCCTGCCCCATGCCGGTTAATCATCTCTATCGCCTATTGATACAATTTTGGCAAGCCGATGCGTTTAGCGAACATGGAGTGGCAGCGGTCGATATCGACAATATCCGCCGCCAATTGAAACTCAATAAGCACTTAAATGCCTTTAGTGGCGTCGAAATTGATAAAGTCTGGCGCGATAAACTCCTTGGGGCGGCACATCCCTATAATCAGAGCATCAATAATCAGGCTCTGTACGACTCACTCATCTTAAGTGAACTGTCGCAATTGCAGCAGCGCACGTTTGCCCAAGCAAAGTGGCACCTGTTTTTAGAAGGCACAGAGGCCGCAGTAGCCGAGTTTGATCTCAAGCAAAGCCTCGCCCTGTGGCCGAGGGATACAAACTCAAGCTTGCCAACGGCATCAACAAAACCAAAATCGGTTAATCAAGCGACTTCGTCGATAAAGCAGTCCCACACTATCTATCTGATTGATGCGCCGGGGAGTGTACAAACTCAGGTACGGATCGGTTATGCCCTCGACGATAAACACTTATCAGCACAGGATATTCCACTCGCTTGCCGCAGTTTGGCCGCCATCTTGGGACGCAGTTTTTCGGGTCGGCTCTATTACGACTTACGTGAACAACGCGGCTTAACCTATGGCATTTACGGCCAATGCGCTAATGCGCCGCTTGCCACCAGCATCAAGTTTTATGGCAGTACGGCGATAGAACACACGGGCGCCTTTGTGGTGGGGATTTTAGATCATCTCAAGCTGCTGGCCTCGGCGCCCGCGAGCGAAGGGGAAATCGCCGCCCTTAAAACCTATCTGATTGGCGAAGCACTGTTAACGCAAGACAATCCCAGCCAGCGCGAAACCCTGTTTATTCATCAGCTCGCAACAGGGTTAACTCAAGCTGAAGTGCAAAAGCTCAATACAGAGTTACAGGCTCAAACGCCCGAAAGGCTACAGCAGTTAGCTAATAAGGCGTTTAGCGGTGAGCCATTAATCATCTTGCGAGGCGATATAGAACAAATCGTCCCAGACTTAAAAGCGAAACTGCCAGAATGGCAGCTTGAAAGGGTCAAGGTGGACTAA